The nucleotide sequence TGATTGCGGAAGCATTGCTGTCGAAACCAGAGTTTTCCACTGAATCTCCACATGAAATACCCTGGAAGAAATCAGGCTGATTTCAATCAGCACCACAATCAGCATGGTCCAGAATACAGTCAGTCCCATTTCACGCAGAGAATAACTCTGAGATGAAAAATTGATATAGGCACACAGAGAAAACAGCGCGGCTCCGTAACAGGCATGTTTGATTAACGCCATCCCCAGGCCACCATTCACAAAATAGAAATCTTTCCATGCTAATGCCTGCATCCAGGCGCGACCTGGGGAAAAAATCCGGTTCCGTTTTTTGGAAATCAGCCCGCGGCCGGGATCTGTGGAGATCTCAGTCAGCGCATACCGATTGAAGAACAAACAGGCCAACAGGAAGAACACAGCACCTGCAATCAGGTTGGTCCAGAACTGGAATCCCCAGGCACTTTCACTAAATCCGGAAGCGAGGATCAGGTTGAGCTGTCTCAAGACAGAGGATTCATAACAGTTCTCTACAAATGCCATTGCTCCTCGGGCAATTAGTGAGTTGGATGCAATCCATCTCGCAGAAACGGCCCCATCAATGCACAAGCCCAGTAAGGGAGGCCCCAGGAAATACAGGACCAGGGAGATGAGCACCAGAGCTGAGGCAGTCCGCGACCTTGCACAGACCACCGAGCAGACCAGTCCCAGGTTGGATAATCCAATCAGAAATGCTGACAGAGTCGCATATGTCGCGATTACCTGTGAGAAAGTGACTCCCCCCAGAGTAATCGCCAGCAGCGTAAAGGGAAACTGGATCGAGAGCAGTATGAGAGCAGAAACCAGTCGCGGCAGGGATTTTCCCAGTAACAGTGAAATGGGATTTACGCCCGCCATCAATAGCAAACCGATCGTCTGTTCTTCTTTTTCTTCTGTGATGGCGCTGGCAAAAAAACTGAGACCCGCCATCAGAATAAACACAAAATTCAGATAAATGATATTGGAAAATAAAGCAAGTCCGGCAGCTCCCATGAAACGGCTGCTGGAATGCGCAACAATCAGGCAAAACAGAATCAGGACGGCGAACAAAAATCGTAATAAATGGGTTCGCGTCAGCCGGAAGTCGACGCATAACGCACGGTGAAATAGTGCAAACGTTCCCTGTAACATTAACGCACTCCCTGCTCTGTCAGGTCCAGGAATGCCTGGTTCAGGTGTTTCTTGTCACGCTGGAACGAATGAATGGTTCCGTTTAGCTCGATGATTTTTGATAACAGTATTCCTGTATTTGTGAGCGAAGCATCGAACGTGATGCGAAATTCATGCAGTTTTTCTGTTGGTTCTACTTTCATAATTCCAGGTTCGGCTAACAGCGAATCGCTCAGTCCTGCCACTTCTGATTCCAGCATGACTTTGTAGATCGGATGTTCCTGTTCGTGTGTCAGCAGTCCGTCCATCGTACCACTGTACTTGACCAGTCCCCGATCAATAATTGTCACACTGTCACACAATTCTGCCAGTTCACTCAGAATATGCGAACTGATGAAAATAGTTTTCCCCATACGTTTCAGTTCCTGCAGGATTTCCATCAGTTCAATTCGTGCACGGGGGTCCAGGCCGGAAGCCGGCTCATCCAGTAAGAGCAGATCAGGGTCGTTGACCAGCACACGCGCCAGGCTGACGCGCTGCTGCATCCCCCGCGACAATCCACTGATGAGGGAATCTTTACGGCCGTCCATATCAGTCAATGTCAAAACATCATTGATCACCTGGTTCCGCTGTTCGAGTCCCAGACCATAAGCAGCCCCAAAAAAGTCGAGATACTCAAATACGGTCATCTGACGATAAGTACTGAAATGATCGGGCATGAATCCGATTCGTTTTCGGATCTCTTTCACAGACGATCGTACATCATGTCCGAAGACTTCAACTTTACCGCCCTGGGGACGCAGTAGCGTACAGATGATTTTCAGCGTGGTGGTTTTACCTGCCCCGTTCGGACCCACAAATCCATGCAGCGATTGAGGCTGGACCTGGAAACTGATCCCCTGCAATGCGCGATGTCCTTTGAAGGAATGAGACACATTCTGAATATCGATGACTGGTTGACTATTGATCGGATGATTCATTATTTTCCGCAATCTGTTTCTCAGGTAAGGCGAAATCATAGACGAACAGGATGCGCCCCTGCTGTGCTCCCCGTACATCTGTCTTGAGCTTAAATTCGTCTGGAATATCACAATAATAAAATAATTTAAAACGAGACTGATGGCCTTGGAATTGAACAACCTCCTCCTCTGATGTCAGATCTAATGATTTAATGACAAGGGTTTCGTAGAGTTTGTTGTAAACTTCGGAGATGTTTTTGGTTTGATTGCGGTATGGATAGGACGTACTGAGACCGAAATTATCATGAAGTTTTGCCCTCCAGGTCGCGAGAGGAATCACCCCTCCCTGGTTGAGCTTGAAAGTAGATCCGTCTTTCTCTTTTGTCTGCCTGGCCGAATACAGTTTTTCGCGAAACAGGATCTGGATTCGAGAATTCGCGGTCGGTAAGCCTGGCTGAAATTTGAGTATAAGATCTTCCAGGTTCCCGTCACGATTGAGTTGATAATCAACAATTTCGCATTCCGGTTTTGGAAAAAGCACTTTAGCTCGAAACATGAACGGGCGGCTGGTAAACGCCGGGATGTCTGCCTGAATCTTTCCATCAATCCCATTAGCAATAAAACCTTTGACACGTTCCATGTCCTGCGCGGTGGTGAAGATGGAGCTTTCTGCTGTCGTTTGAAATTGATACAAGCCACCATCTGTCACAAAGGAGTTAATCCAGCAGGTCGTGTCGAAATAGTTTCCCGGTAAGGGGGTCGCGACCAGTAAACTGTTCATTGTTGTTTTTTCACCGTAACCCCGTTTTCCGATACTCCAGAAAATGGTGCTGAAACAGACTATGGTAAACAGAACGAATAACAGGGTATTACGGTAACGTGAGTTTTTCTGACGTTTATGAAACAGGAAACATCCGGGATATATCATGAACAGATATAGCAGCGACATCAGATAGATGAGAGGCCAGTTGTGATCAGGATGTGTCAGCTCCGTCAGTTCATGTAATAAATTATAATTGATATCGCCATATCCGTTATTATTGTATTGGCTGTTGACGGTTATACTCTGCTTGACTTCAGGTGGATGATTCAGGATGTTTTCCGCTTCCCGTTCATGAATTTTATTGACCGCCGTAATCAGCACATTATCAGTCATCTGAGACAATTTAAGATTGTGGCGTATCACCAGCCCTTCACCTATCCGAAAAAACTCCAGTGGTGAATTTAGTTCGACCATGCTGGTTGTGAAAATCAGATTTTCGCCTGTCGTATCATCGGTCAACAGATGCACGATCCCCCCCTGATAAAGCCAGTCCATAAAGGAGACCTTACGGGCTGCATCCCAACGGGGAACGTGTCCTATGATGATTTCGTCCAGTGAATCAGTTGCTGTAACGGAGGGGGGAAATAACTCTTCCGGAAATTGCTTGAAGTGTCCCACTTTCCTGATGATTCCGTCAGAGCGGCTTAAAATAATGCGCGATCGCACATCGGAAAGATCTGAGTTGGGATTGCTGTTATTTTCAGCCCTGGTCAGTTTCTTTCCGGATAGAAATCCGGGCCCCCAGTTCAATGACCAGTCTGTCTGGTATGAATTGCTGATATATGGATAGAATTGAACCCATTGGGAAGTGAACGGAGCCAGAAACACTTTTCGCACCAACGGTGCCCCCACTCTGCTGCCATCGAATTGCAGTCGGTTCAGATGAAGCGGTTCATCAAAAGCCTCAGGGGTGTTATTACGAAGGAGAATCGAAACGGGAATACATTGATTCCGGGTTTGCTGGTTATTAAATCCCCAGACTACTTCCTCGATATCAATTGCGAAAACGGAGCCGGGCAGGAGCAATAACAGGATTATTCCCATTATGAAACGCAAGTTGATATTCCCTGTAATGGAATGCAGGATACTTGTGAAGCGGTATTTCATAGATCAGAGCTCAACGGAGACTGTTGATCAAAAGAGATGCCATCAATTGAATCAAAATCGGG is from Gimesia maris and encodes:
- a CDS encoding ABC transporter ATP-binding protein, which translates into the protein MNHPINSQPVIDIQNVSHSFKGHRALQGISFQVQPQSLHGFVGPNGAGKTTTLKIICTLLRPQGGKVEVFGHDVRSSVKEIRKRIGFMPDHFSTYRQMTVFEYLDFFGAAYGLGLEQRNQVINDVLTLTDMDGRKDSLISGLSRGMQQRVSLARVLVNDPDLLLLDEPASGLDPRARIELMEILQELKRMGKTIFISSHILSELAELCDSVTIIDRGLVKYSGTMDGLLTHEQEHPIYKVMLESEVAGLSDSLLAEPGIMKVEPTEKLHEFRITFDASLTNTGILLSKIIELNGTIHSFQRDKKHLNQAFLDLTEQGVR